A genomic segment from Amphiura filiformis chromosome 10, Afil_fr2py, whole genome shotgun sequence encodes:
- the LOC140162749 gene encoding bombesin receptor subtype-3-like — protein sequence MERPNYEDQSMESATQALMLQTSDLPSLNVTDLTEYGPVSWSDFTRNYCKLQLIYLNHVVTFSVFTFIGLIGNITLLSVILRTAGLRNAPNILLINVVVADLLYMVIATPFGILHELTPCWLYGSLGCKFRHYLPDVAQAVGILSLAALSRERYNAIVRGLQSRISRSTRRTMVVVASTWIVGLLVASPVFNLTRTSGYGILCQYLPMALVGSQVYMVLKFLFLYVIPLCYISINYVRLARSLCAPTMVDLAQNQSSANPIQARKRLAQIVLVITVLFGILWFPYYVYFLWFVFNNDNIVSSNQDKIRYFRHFYYYSSLANSCVNPFVVFTMSSAHRKSIVQCFQRSGKNPKGKRTLIVRHGGMSCRVSTSSYSVANSGTVVSKI from the coding sequence ATGGAACGACCGAACTATGAAGACCAGTCCATGGAAAGTGCTACACAAGCTTTAATGCTACAGACTTCTGATCTACCCAGCCTTAATGTTACAGATCTTACAGAATATGGCCCTGTGTCATGGAGTGATTTCACACGAAACTACTGCAAGTTACAACTGATCTATTTAAACCATGTGGTAACTTTCTCAGTTTTTACATTCATCGGTTTAATCGGAAATATTACACTTTTATCAGTAATCTTACGTACAGCCGGACTACGTAACGCGCCAAATATATTGCTAATTAATGTAGTTGTTGCGGATTTACTTTACATGGTGATCGCCACACCGTTTGGTATACTTCATGAGTTGACTCCGTGTTGGTTATACGGATCTCTGGGGTGCAAATTTAGACATTATCTTCCCGATGTCGCTCAAGCTGTCGGGATTTTATCCCTAGCTGCGCTTAGCAGGGAGCGGTATAATGCTATTGTACGGGGACTGCAATCGCGGATTAGCAGAAGCACCAGACGAACAATGGTTGTTGTGGCCTCAACCTGGATAGTTGGATTACTCGTAGCCTCaccagttttcaatctcacacgGACATCTGGTTACGGCATACTTTGCCAATACTTACCCATGGCGCTTGTTGGATCCCAAGTTTATATGGTGTTAAAGTTTTTATTCTTGTACGTCATACCGTTATGCTATATATCAATTAACTATGTTCGACTTGCTCGATCTTTATGCGCACCAACTATGGTGGATTTAGCACAGAACCAATCCTCGGCTAATCCAATCCAAGCCCGGAAACGACTAGCGCAGATTGTTCTTGTAATAACGGTGCTGTTTGGCATATTATGGTTTCCATATTATGTGTACTTcttgtggtttgtttttaacaatgACAATATAGTATCAAGTAATCAAGATAAAATCAGGTATTTTcgtcatttttattattatagttCTTTAGCGAACAGCTGCGTTAATCCTTTTGTTGTGTTTACAATGAGTTCGGCTCACAGAAAATCAATCGTGCAATGTTTTCAGAGAAGCGGCAAAAATCCCAAGGGCAAGAGGACGCTGATTGTCAGACATGGAGGAATGTCATGTCGTGTTTCCACTTCAAGTTATTCCGTTGCTAATAGCGGAACAGTCGTTTCGAAAATATAA